A single region of the Microcella sp. genome encodes:
- a CDS encoding alanine racemase encodes MRDTPYLSVDERLLEVNLSAMADHARTIGVDLRPHAKTHKSIEIARRQLAHGAVGLTVATVAEAEVFADGGIDDLFIAYPVWAEGPRAERVRALASRVRLRVGIDSIEGARMLAQATTSGEHPVPIGVAVEVDSGHHRTGVEPAQAGIIAAAAADYGVRVDGVFTFPGHSYAPEARASAAHDEAHALATARDSLLGLGIACAVVSGGSTPSVDAATGRAAGGVLTEMRPGVYPFYDAQQWELGTAGPGRIALTAVATVVSVRGTRAVVDLGSKVIGADRQSWATGFGRLPAHPDARIIALSEHHATIEFADDGAGAPALGTRLRIAPNHVCTAVNLADELVVERDGNDVAVVSVDARGANT; translated from the coding sequence GTGCGCGATACCCCCTACCTCTCCGTCGACGAACGACTGCTCGAGGTGAACCTCAGCGCCATGGCCGACCACGCGCGCACGATCGGGGTCGACCTGCGCCCGCACGCGAAGACGCACAAGAGCATCGAGATCGCGCGTCGACAGCTCGCGCACGGGGCCGTGGGCCTCACCGTCGCGACGGTGGCCGAGGCCGAAGTCTTCGCCGACGGCGGAATCGACGACCTCTTCATCGCGTATCCGGTGTGGGCCGAGGGGCCGCGTGCCGAGCGAGTGCGAGCGTTGGCGAGTCGCGTGCGGCTTCGGGTGGGCATCGATTCGATCGAGGGGGCGCGGATGCTCGCGCAGGCGACGACGAGCGGCGAGCATCCGGTGCCCATCGGTGTGGCAGTCGAAGTCGACAGCGGTCATCACCGCACGGGAGTCGAGCCCGCACAGGCAGGCATCATCGCCGCGGCCGCCGCCGACTACGGGGTGCGCGTCGACGGGGTCTTCACGTTTCCGGGTCACTCGTATGCGCCAGAGGCGCGCGCGAGCGCCGCGCACGACGAAGCGCACGCACTCGCCACGGCGCGAGACTCGCTGCTCGGCCTCGGCATCGCCTGCGCGGTCGTCAGCGGAGGCTCGACACCGAGCGTCGACGCCGCCACGGGCCGAGCGGCTGGCGGAGTGCTCACCGAGATGCGCCCCGGCGTGTACCCGTTCTACGACGCCCAGCAGTGGGAGCTCGGCACCGCCGGGCCCGGCCGCATCGCCCTCACCGCGGTGGCCACCGTCGTGAGCGTGCGCGGCACGCGCGCCGTCGTCGACCTCGGCAGCAAGGTGATCGGCGCAGACCGACAGTCGTGGGCCACCGGTTTCGGTCGCCTTCCCGCGCACCCCGACGCGCGCATCATCGCGCTCTCAGAGCACCACGCGACCATCGAGTTCGCCGATGACGGCGCAGGGGCACCCGCACTCGGCACGCGCCTGCGCATCGCCCCCAACCACGTGTGCACTGCCGTCAACCTCGCCGACGAACTGGTCGTCGAGCGCGACGGCAACGACGTCGCCGTCGTCTCGGTCGATGCTCGCGGGGCCAACACGTGA
- a CDS encoding CPBP family intramembrane glutamic endopeptidase codes for MSGAQTDPAVRHYADALSEPRRPWWVAASALVVFGAAVVAVSVLLSLAAIEVDLVLGLTTEAAVNSGAVVLTPTVFLANNLVLASLVPISMVTQWMFFGVRPRWMLSVTGTWRWHLMARSALFIVPIFLLYAGGGIVLAAAELIAVPPSGTTVALLVMIVLTTPLQAAGEEFGFRGFLTRTVGSWSRRPGVSFAIGTLVSSIAFALVHFAADPWLIAYYLVFAVAMSLIVRATGGLEIAVFIHVLNNVLLLGPAVVLSTLEESFDRSDGSAGPFALVPMTVIAIITLIVLWWAPRRRVQSAAPPPPGRAARRATDVDSGRTGA; via the coding sequence GTGAGCGGTGCGCAGACCGACCCGGCCGTGCGGCACTATGCCGATGCGCTCAGCGAACCCCGTCGGCCCTGGTGGGTCGCGGCCAGCGCTCTGGTCGTATTCGGCGCCGCCGTGGTCGCGGTCAGCGTGCTGCTGTCGCTCGCGGCGATCGAGGTCGACCTCGTGCTGGGCCTGACGACCGAGGCCGCCGTGAACTCGGGTGCCGTGGTGTTGACGCCGACGGTGTTCCTCGCGAACAACCTGGTGCTCGCCTCGCTCGTGCCGATCTCGATGGTCACGCAGTGGATGTTCTTCGGTGTTCGACCCCGATGGATGCTCTCGGTCACGGGAACGTGGCGCTGGCACCTCATGGCACGGTCTGCGCTCTTCATCGTGCCGATCTTTCTGCTCTATGCCGGAGGAGGAATCGTGCTCGCCGCCGCAGAGCTCATCGCCGTGCCCCCGAGCGGCACCACGGTGGCGCTGCTGGTCATGATCGTGCTGACGACTCCGCTGCAAGCCGCTGGTGAAGAGTTCGGCTTTCGCGGCTTTCTCACCCGCACCGTCGGGTCATGGTCGCGTCGGCCCGGAGTGTCGTTCGCGATCGGCACCCTCGTCTCATCGATCGCATTCGCTCTCGTGCACTTCGCGGCCGACCCCTGGCTCATCGCCTATTACCTGGTCTTCGCCGTGGCCATGTCGCTCATCGTTCGAGCGACCGGCGGTCTCGAGATCGCGGTGTTCATCCACGTGCTGAACAACGTGCTGCTGCTCGGCCCTGCGGTCGTGCTCAGCACACTGGAAGAGTCGTTCGACCGCAGCGACGGCAGCGCAGGCCCTTTCGCACTGGTGCCGATGACGGTGATCGCGATCATCACGCTCATCGTGCTGTGGTGGGCGCCACGCCGCCGCGTGCAGAGTGCCGCGCCCCCGCCCCCCGGCCGCGCTGCTCGACGAGCGACCGACGTCGACTCGGGCCGCACCGGGGCCTAG
- a CDS encoding DUF1206 domain-containing protein — MSAASDLTSSGQRADERDADAVDAHGVVEVVRSAHESRVFTLVARSGWAATGLLHMLIGGLAIALALGDRGVRADEVGAFQALAAPPIGGVLLVVVTVSLVGLGLWMISDAALNRGPRQRWTSAIASVAQGVVYLALAALPMVILFGGSFPRGGVVRRIATFLLETPGGAFLLVMLGAGVMMSGVYFVLKGIMRRFSWELRPLPPRRGRAVRAAGVIGYIARGVAFVLLGLLIVVEALESDATGITGLDGTFTAVRDVFLGPVMLGLIGVGLAVYGVYGFARARLSRI, encoded by the coding sequence ATGAGCGCGGCCTCCGACCTGACGTCGTCAGGCCAGCGAGCTGACGAGAGAGACGCCGATGCAGTCGACGCCCACGGGGTGGTCGAGGTCGTGCGCTCAGCGCATGAGAGCCGGGTGTTCACTCTTGTGGCGCGGTCGGGCTGGGCGGCAACCGGCCTTCTCCATATGCTCATCGGGGGCCTCGCGATCGCGCTCGCGCTGGGCGATCGCGGCGTGCGCGCCGATGAGGTGGGGGCGTTTCAGGCGCTGGCTGCTCCGCCGATCGGCGGCGTGCTGCTCGTGGTGGTCACCGTGTCGCTCGTCGGTCTCGGGCTCTGGATGATCTCTGACGCTGCGCTCAACCGCGGGCCACGGCAGCGGTGGACCTCGGCGATCGCGAGTGTCGCACAGGGCGTCGTGTACCTCGCGCTCGCGGCGCTGCCGATGGTGATCCTCTTCGGCGGCAGCTTCCCGCGCGGTGGCGTCGTTCGGCGCATCGCCACCTTTCTGCTCGAGACACCGGGTGGAGCCTTCCTTCTCGTGATGCTCGGCGCGGGAGTGATGATGTCGGGCGTGTACTTCGTGCTGAAGGGAATCATGCGCCGTTTCTCGTGGGAGCTGCGGCCTCTGCCGCCGCGCCGCGGTCGCGCCGTGCGGGCCGCTGGCGTGATCGGGTACATCGCGCGCGGCGTCGCCTTCGTGCTGCTCGGGCTGCTGATCGTCGTCGAGGCGCTCGAGTCGGATGCGACTGGCATCACCGGTCTCGACGGCACGTTCACGGCAGTGCGCGACGTGTTTCTCGGGCCTGTGATGCTGGGGCTCATCGGTGTGGGCCTCGCGGTCTACGGCGTCTACGGCTTCGCGCGGGCCCGATTGTCGCGCATCTAG